Below is a genomic region from Triticum dicoccoides isolate Atlit2015 ecotype Zavitan chromosome 5A, WEW_v2.0, whole genome shotgun sequence.
agaTCTTGCATTGTCATACTTGAGGCCGTGCCCtcacaagatctctggatctggcactcttccttcggcatggccggatcacacaatgacatcaacgtgcttcaacgcTCGCCGGTGTTTGCAAAGCTTGCCGAAGGCAATAGCCCCCCGGTGAATGTTACCATCAACGACCATAACTACGCCAAAGGATACTACCtaggtgacggtatctatcctcagtggatcaCTATTGTGAACACAAtccccaaccctgtcggagagaagagAAAAAGATTTTCCCAAGAgcgggagagtgctaggaaggacgtcGAGTGTGCCTTTGATGtgtttgcaatctcgatggggcatcgtccGGTATCCTGCTAGGACTTGGAGCACGAAGCAGCTGTGAGAGGTGAttatgcacaatatgatcgtagaagatgaGCGTCCGAAACGTATCTACGATgaagggtttcagtttcagggtgagaatgttgtgagGAGCGGCAATGTTTGAACAATTCATCCAATTTAATCATGAAATGCGTGATTAGAAAACTCACATGCagttgcaaaatgatttggttgagcatatgttgtttcatattggcaaccaatagatgtatcattTTTATTCGGCTTGTAAAACTGTGTGAAACAATTTAATTTTTATATGACTTGTAAAATTATGCTTTATTTCATTGTGAAATATGCAAAATGTGTGCATATTCGTTGAAAAAGGGCGGCCACGCCGGCAAATATGGGGCGACAAGTTGGGCGCAGTGCTGACCCAAATCAAAAAGAAGACGCACCCAAACGGATAAAATGCGAACAAAATCACCGCCAGTTTGGGTCGATGCGTTCGAGTTGCTCTAAGGGGGAAATATTTTAATCCTTGGAATCAAGCGAGCGCAGGAAAAATTCTTAAGGATCGAAAACCTCCAATTTTTCGGTGAAATTCCTTCGAATTGACCTTAAGAATTCAAACCAACAAGAGCTGTATATTTGATTCCAAGGCATAAAATACTTGGTCATTTATTCACAATGCTCCACTTTTCAAATGTACCTACAGATGCTTGCAAACGAAGATAAGCAACTTCATTCCACGCCCTACAAGGCTATATATTCCTTTTCCTCTTCACGCCTAGTTAAACAAACTAACCAACCATCATTTTCACCGCGTGCCGCCATGCTATTCTTCATGCGTTCTCATCTCAGGGAGGGGAACTTTTGGTCTATGGGGACATATGCATTCTATATAAAAAAAAATTTAGTAATTCAACAAAAAGTCGAAAAttcctgaaaatatttttgaaataaacttgaccttctattgtactcgtgagaaataaaatccacaaaaaaaatatccttttgacttcttttcaaaaaagacaaatttttggctaaaatagtgtgaatagtgacctataatagcaaataaattttgtcttttttgttgtgaggtcaacttttgtttttttttcatcaACATTTATATATCagtgcaaaagtaagtcaagtgttttgtcaaaatagttcttatctattttgactttttattaaaaaaatttaaaaaatcctCGTATAGGGTGCATACACAACCAGAACCAAAGTGTATTTCCCCTCATCTCAGCCTCTATTTAGAGTCTTCCACTCCGACTCACTGACACACACACTCAGCTCCATGTCTCCTCAGCTCACCGGCGGATCACCGTTGAGCTGCGCCGACTGGAAAAGATAGAATAAATCCTAGGCGACTTCCATCGATCGTATGCTGTATGGCGGCGACGGTGAGGAAgctggtggtggaggtggtggaggcgcggaACCTGCTGCCAAAGGACGGGACGGGCACGTCCAGCCCGTACGCGCGCGCCGACTTCGACGGGCAGCGCCGCAAGACGCGCACCGTGCCGCGGGACCTCAACCCGGCCTGGAACGAGCCGCTCGAGTTCAACTTCCCGGGCCCCGGATCCGGCGGCATCGACCCCGTCGCCGGCGAGCCGCTCGAGGTGGCCATCTTCCACGACGTGCGGGTGGCACCCACCCGGCGCAACAACTTCCTCGGCCGCGTCCGCCTCGACGCGCGCCAGTTCGTCCGCAAGGGCGAGGAGGCGCTCATCTACTTCCCGCTCGAGAAGAAGAGCTTCCTCAGCTGGGTGCGCGGCGACATCGGCCTCAAGGTCTACTACCTCGACGAGCCCCTCGCGCCGGAGCCTGACCCGCCTGCCGCTGATCCTCCTGCGCCCGACGTGGAACCACCAAAGGTTGATGCGCCGCCGCCGGCTCCCGATGCTTCACCTTCACCCGTGTGTGCGGACCCACCGCCCGAAGCAGAGGTGCCAGCGACAGCACAAGGAGCGCCACCAGCCGGCGACGAAGCAAGCACGGAGAAGCCACCCGAGGGTGACGGTGACCCGGCAGCGCCGACCCCGGCCACGGAGGAGGAGCCGGTAATGAGTTCGGAAGCGTTGCCAGCTTCCGATGGGGCGGCGTCAGAGAGGCCGCCGGAGGAGGagaccccaccgccgccgccgatcccgACGCCGATGCCAAGGCAAGTGCCGGTGGCGCCGCGTccggcgccgccgccaccggatGTGCCGATGGAGCGATCAAAGCACGACCTGGTGGACAAGATGCCGTACCTGTTCGTCAGGGTTGTGCGGGCGCGGGGGCTGCCGGCGGGAGCGCACCCGCACGTGCGCGTGGCCGCCGGCGGCCGCCACGCGTCCACCCGGGAGGCGCGCCGCGGCGCCTTCTTCGAGTGGGATCAGACATTCGCCTTCAAGCGCGATCCGGCCATCGACTCGCCGGGCCCCACGCTCGAGGTCTCTGTGTGGGACCTCCCTCCCGACGCCGATGTGTCCGTCGCTGACGACCGCAGCTTCCTCGGCGGGCTCTGCTTCGACACCGCCGACGTCCACGCGCGGGACCCGCCTGACGGGCCGCTCGCCACGCAATGGTACAGGCTTGAAGGCGGGCGCCGACTCGCCGGTGCCGACCTGATGGTCGCCACGTGGGCCGGCACGCAAGCTGACGAGGCCTTCGGCGAGGCGTGGAAGGCGGACTCCCCGTCAGCATCGTCGTTCTCGGCTGCCGTCGCGTCGCGGGCCAAGGTGTACGTCTCACCCAAGCTCTGGCTCCTGCGCCTGACAGTCATCGAGGCGCAAGACACGCTCACGGCGGCGCCGCCCCGCGACGCCGGTATCGCCGTGCGCGGGACCCTTGGCTTCCAGTCCCTCAAGACCGGCACGACGCCGGTGAACCGCAACGGTGGGCCGGCGTGGAACGAGGACCTGGTGTTCGTCGCCGCCGAGCCGTTCATCGACGACGACTGCTTCGTCATCTCCCTCGAGGTGCGCTACGGCAAGGAAGCTTTTCCCGTGGGCTCGGCCAGCATCTCGCTCGCTGCCATCGAGAGGCGGGTCGACGATCGGAAGGTGGCATCCAAGTGGCTCGACCTTCTCCCCTCCGACGAGGCTATCAGAAAAGTGGGCAAGAGGGCGGCCATGCACATGCACGGCGGCCGGCTGCACGTACGAGTGTGCCTCGACGGGGGCTACCACGTTGCCGACGAGCCGCAGTACGCGAGCAGTGACTTCCGGCCTTCGGCGCGGCAGCTGTGGCGCCCGCCAATCGGCGTGCTGGAGCTTGGCATCGTCGGGTGCAAAGGCCTCCTACCGATGCGCACCGCCGACGGCAAGGGGTGCACGGACGCGTACGCCGTGGCCAAGTACGGCCCCAAGTGGGCGCGCACGCGCACCATCTCCGATAGCTTCGACCCGGCCTGGAACGAGCAGTACACGTGGCCCGTGTACGACCCGTGCACCGTGCTCACCGTCGGCGTCTTCGACGATCCGCTGCAGTCGCTTCCGCCGGACGAGGGGAAAGACGCCGCATGTTCGCTGCCGATGGGAAAGGTCCGGATACGGCTGTCCACGCTGGAGAACGGCCGCGTGTACCGCGGCACGTACCCGCTAATCTTGATGCTGCCCTCCGGCGCAAAGAGGATGGGCGACGTCGAGCTGGCCGTCCGCTTCGCCACGTCCGGGACGGCGCTCGACGTGCTGCACATGTACGGGCAGCCGGTGTTACCGGCGATGCACCACCTGCGTCCGATCCCGTCCGTGAACCGCGAGGCGCTTCGGCTGGCCGCGGCGCGCATCTCGGCCGCTCACCTGGCTCGCGCCGagccgccgctccggcgggaggtgGCAATGTGGATGCTGGACGCGGCGGAGCCCCGGGGGTTCAGCATGCGGAAGCTGCGCGCCAACTGGAACCGCGCCGCGGCGGCGCTGTCGTGGGTGGCCGACACGGCGCGGTGGGCAGAGGATACCCGGTCGTGGCGGAACCCGACGGCGACGACCATGGCGCACGCCGTCCTCGTGCTCCTGGCCTGGCACCCGGATCTCATCGTGCCGACGCTCACGCTCCACGTCGCCGCTGTCGGCGTGTGGAAGTACCGGCGCAGGCCGCGCGCCCCGGCGCCGCACCCGTGCGTGCGCGCGTCCATGGCGGAGGCGTCTGACAGGGAGGAGCTGGACGAGGAGTTTGACACGATACCGAGCGGGAGGTCGGCGGAGGTGGTGCGCGCGCGGTACGACCGCGCTAGGATGGTCGGAGCGCGGCTGCAGGCCATGGTCGGCGACGTGGCGACGCAGGCGGAGAGGCTGCAGGCGCTCGTGTCGTGGCGCGACCCGCGCGCCACGGGGATGTTCGTGGTCCTCTGCGTCGTGGTGGCCATGGTGCTGTACATGGTGCCCATGAAGGTGGTGGCAGTGGTCGCCGGGTTCTACTACCTCCGGCACCCCATGTTCCGGGACCGGATGCCGGCGCCAGTGATCAACTTCTTCCGGCGGCTGCCTTCTATGTCCGAACGTATCATGTAGGATCCGCCGACCCGAGCGGTGTGGGGGTCTGGGTCGCCATGGACTGCAGTTCCAGTTGCAGTTTGGAGTACTAGCTCGTTTTCCTTCTTTGAGATGGACCTTGTAGTACTAGTCGGTACTAAAGAACACTTCAGCTATATGTAAGTCGTTTGAATTTTAAATTTGCATAAGTTAATTTTCTGACCAATGATTCTTGTGTCAAGATTTGTGTTGTTCTATTTTCTTGTGTTGTTTCATAATTTCTTAGTCTACTTTTTTGACTTGCCCCTGTTTGGGGTATTCTATTTTTTTATTAAGCTGTGTTTTTGATTGCCCCTGTTTGGTGTAAATCAAAATTTTCTTGCGCTGAACTTTTGACTTGCCCTTGTTCGGCCTAAGTCGATTTTTCTATTTTGACTTGCCCTTGTAGTATTAGCTTGTTTTCCTTTTTGGAGATGGACCTTGTAGTACTAGCTAGTAAAGACCAAAGAACACTTCAGTTATATGTAAGTTGTCTGAATTTTAAATTTAGATCAGTTAATTCTCTGTCATTGATTCTTGTTCAAGATTTGTGCTATTTTATTTTCATGTGTTGTTTCATGATTTCTTAGGCTGATTTTTTTTCAAGAGTACGCCAAAGGCGTACCTTATTTTTATAGAAGGCAGCAAAATATGTATAAGAAGCCCGACCCGGATGCGAACATGCGGCGGCTGTTTGCAACTCCACGTCACTCCTACTATACCTAaactaactactcacaaaacattgtAGACCTCCTACACCAACTCCATAGGCTGATTTTTTTTGACTTGGCTCACTTTGGGGTAAGTCAATTTTCTTTTCCTAGGCTGGATTTTTGACTTGTCCCTGTTTGGGGTAAGTCAAATTTTTCTAGCTAAGTTTTGGACTTGCCATTGTTTGGCTAAGCCAAATTTTCTATTGGGCATTAGGCCATTTACACATTGCATATTTTTTTGTATGGgtttttgccttttcttttctttatatttTTAGTCGGTTTTTCTTTTTCACATGGGTATTTTTTGCAGCACTTCTACTGTACGTTTGTCGCCCGGAAATTCATTTTGTGTTAGTCTTTTTTCCTGTCGTTGATTTCTGCTTTGAGATTTGTGCTCTCTTTTTTCTGTTCTGTTATGCGAGTTCTTTTAGGCTAGTTTTTTTCACCAATTGCATATTTGGGCCTGTAAATTCCTTAGCATCCTGAAGCCCATTTACTGTGCGATCTAACCCTCCACTCTCTCCCTTTGTTCTTTTCTCTTTactgctttttttttctttattagtcgttttttctattttttgggtATTTTGGGATGTGGGTGAGTGTAAATGTATACACACAAATACTATAAAATATATGCAAAAGGTGCATTATTGTATGATTATTCTTTGCACACTACAAAAATGTGCAATTACGGTGCAAAGTTGTTGAAGTGTTTATAGTTTTTCTCTTCATTTCCGTTTTTCTTAATggctaataccaatgccactaattcaatgTTCCTTATAAAAATgagttattattttattttatttctctttaagggtaatatcaatgccactaattcattccttgTTAGGATTTTTTGCGAAAATTTCACTATTATATGCTTCTTGTTGTAGTTTTTTTAACCGTTGTTGTTGCATATTTGAAAAGGCAATATTTTTTTTGTATATTGTGTGTACATTTCGGCATTGTTTGTTTTAGATCTTTTTTCATTTTACTTAAAGTCTAATACCAATGCCACCAATTCATATTTACTTGAAAAAACTTAATTGTTTGGATTTTTTTAATTTGTATTTCATTTTCTTTATATTTAAAGGATAACACcaagccactaattcattctttctaaGATTCTTTATTTTGATGCTGTTTTAGTTTTTATTTCATTTCCTTTCTTTCTTAATAGTAATACCGATGCCACTTTCATTTTTTCTTAGGAAGCTTCCATTTTACGAAAAATCACTATTGTATGATTATCCTTGCAGATTATAAAAAGCACAATTTTTATGTAAATTGTGTCAAACTTTGTCATCACTTTTTATTAGTTCattattttctttttcttaaagggtaatacctaTGCCATCAATTTATTTTTCTTATAAAACTTTATTGTTATTATGAATTTGATTTaatttttatttcattttattttttcttaaagggtaatatcaaagccactaattcattctttcttaggaaaacttcattattttgttgTTTGTTTATTAAGGGTAATACAACTATCACTAATTAATTACTTCTTATGAAACTTCTTTTTGGCAAAAATtacactattatatgcttattcatGCATATTATGCAAAGGTGCAATTCCTTTGTAATTATGTGCAAATTGTATCATTATTTTTTTTCAACTTGTAGATACTATCTAACCAAGTGTGCTTATGCACTTTATGCCTCATATTGTCAAATGCTTCTTGAAATTCTGCTTTGTCCTCATAGCCATACATACATTCACTAAAATCAGTGAGAATATGAGActcctcatcttcatcttcatctttcCCGTCATCTTTATCTTTCCCTTCATCTTTCTctttctcttcatctttttcttcaCCCTTCAATGGAGATAAATGCTTGACAGCATTTTGCATTATATGAAAGGTGCACTCCATGATATGATTCCGTGAAGACTTTTCTTATAGCTTTCCCCATTGCTGCATCTTGATCCGTAtaaatagttctatgttgcctcccaTTATGTGCAGCTAGAAAAGTCTCAAAAAGCCATGTAAATGAGTcacatgtttcatcaaatagtaATGCAGCACCAAAAATGGTGGTTTCTCTAAACTGATTCAGTCCAAGAAAAACACCAAATGGCCTATATTATTTGTTTGTGCCAAAAGTGGTATCGAATGTGACAACATCGCCAAAGTGTGCATATTCAAGAACCATTTTTGCATCAGCCCAAAATATGTTGGTTATATGCTCTTCACAGTCCAACTACAAAGCATATTGGAAAGATGGATTCTCAATAATTTTGTCATGGAAGTACTTCAACATACTACCAGCCTGTCTAAAAGCTAACTCTCTCTGCCGCTTGCTTCGCAAATGATTCTTTTGGTCAACACAAGTGTAGCCGAGGTTAAGTGGTCCACCAACTTGACGACAAGCAAGCTCATGTGCAGCTTTTGGCATGATTCCAGAATCATCAGCGGCTTCTATTTCAAAAGCTTGCACTTCGGAAATCTTCCTTTGTGATGCCATCAAGTGACAAGTTTGTGGCAATTGAAGGTAATGATTGTGTTCTAGCACAATATCTGTGACTTCATAATTTTTGCTACTCGATCCAATGTTATAGTCATCCGGGCTTTGCAATATGTTCTTGTTTCAGCTCTAATACGCTTTGGCACATGATCCAATGTTATCTCTTTTTTTCCGAAGACCCTCATTGGAACAAACAAATCTGTATGAAGTCACTTCACCATCAAACTTGCTTACATGTTTGTTTCTCTTCCTCACATCAAACCCTGCACGACCCCCATATGCTACCCAAAACACCCAAGCTTCATCTGCATTTCTGAACCTCATACCAACTTGAGGTATTCCCTTATCAATTTCACCCATTGCACAACACTTGCAAATGCACAACACTCAAATCTTGTCAAATTGCACAACCACGCAGCCCAATCAACAACAATTTTGTCAAATGGGACAGTACACACATCATTCAATTTCACATAGTACATAAAAAAATCAGTTAAATAGCACAAACGGCTACCTGTTGGAGTCGGCCTAGAGCTCGATGGCCAGTGCGGGGGCGAGGGAATGGACGGAGAGAGCCGTTGGAGCCTGTCGGAGGGGGCGGGGTGGAGGAGCCCGGAGTGGCGACGGAGGAACCTGCCGACGCCGTTTTCTTCAGTGGCCGCGGCCGGAGCTTGATCCCCTCTGTTTCCTGCGGCGGCGGGGGGCTGCGGAAGAGCAGCGGTGGGGGCTGCGGGTGTTTGACACGAAAAATAATAACAAACATCGATGGTTATAGTGTTATTATCTTTCTACGCACCAGGGAAAATAAAtatgcgggcgtgccagtgtactgAGTACACAAAGAAAACATAGGGAAACTTGTACTTTATTAATTTCTCGTGGGAGAAAACAAATTACATGATCCCTTTACATAAGCACTCGATGGCCTGCTAGCTCGGCCAATATGACTTCGGCGATTGTGAGGTTCTGGTTCACGGGGCCTCGGAAGGCTCTCGATTAATTACGTCCGCGAGCCGGAGCCACGGACCACCTCCGATTAAGCTGCTGCAATGGTCGTCGTCTTCAAGTCTCGTCTTCTCCAAGTGCTCGGTgtagatgatggtgatgatgtggtGGAATAGAAGAGTGGAGCGGTACGTCCGTTGCTCCGGCGATGCTTAGTCACATCCCTCCGGCTTGTCGATGTCCGATGATGAAGATGTCTGGCCTCGTCAGCTCAGACAGATGGTCGGCCTTCGCCTCGTCGGTGCCCGGCCAGGTGGTGTCCGCCTCGTCGGTGTCAGACACGGTGTGTCTTGCCTTCGCCTCGTCGGTGCCCGGCAAGATATGGATAGCTTCATCGAAAGAAGACATGTCGGTGAAGTGGCTTTTCCTCGTCGGAGCTTGGACGGGGTTTGGGgagtgtgttgatgtagaagttggAGTAGATTCGGGCGTCGCCGTGTGGCGGCGTTGCTTGAAGATGACGATAATGCGAGCTCGTCGATGTAGACCTCAGACCGTCGTGCCTCGTCGGTCTTGGCAGTGTTGGAGTATTTGTTGTCGGGGTGGCATGGGTCGCGCTCGGCTTAGACTTCTCGACGGCCGGTTACTTCATCGGGGTGTGCGAGGGGTACACCTTGCGGGAGTAATGGTTTGGGGAGACCGGCGTTAGTGTAAAACTAACGCGCGCTCACATGGGCGTGGCCGGGGTGGTTGGCACCTCGTCTTGGCTCGACGCCGAGTATTCGGCGGTCTACCAAGACAAAGGGGGCCGCCTCACGAGGCCGTGGAAATGTGGCGTTGTAGAGGCCACGTCTCCTTGGGCTGGTGCTATGCCAAAGGGCGACCTGTACGCCGGCGACGCCATGGGCCTATACGCCAAGGACCTGTCCGCCATGGTGGGTGCACCTTGCGGGAGCAATAGTTTGAGGAGACCGGCGTCAGTGTAAAAACTAACGCGCGCTCACATGGGCGTGGCCGGGGTGGTTGGCACCTTGTCTTGGCTCGACGCCGAGTATTCGGCGGTCTGCCCAAACAAAGGGGGGGCACCTCACGAGGCCGTGGAAAGGTGGCGTTGTGGAGGCCACGTCGCCTTGTGCTGGTGCTACGCCAAAGGGTGACCTGTACGCCGGCGACGCTACGGACCTATACGCCAAGGACCTGTCCGCCATGGTGGGTGCGCCTCTCGAAGGATGGAATCGGCCTTTGACTGCATCGTCGCAAACTATGATTCGGATGAAAATCTGTACACCACGAAGGGCGAAGTGAGTCTCGGGCTGCATTATCAGCGAGCTCCGGTTCCGCCATACCGTCTCCTTTGAGAACGTGGTGCCAAACCTGTACGCCTATGATCGTGGGCATTCCAATATATGCGGCACCCCGTCATAGATCGGATCCATCTAAAACATGGAATTACTTCTCCATGCATCACTCGATCGCCACATGATGATCATGAGTGTGCTATTGAGACTTCACCATAAATTGGATCTCtgttcacctttccttctttgatgACACTTGTTGGCCTCTTTGTCTTCTATGGACTCTGTTCACCGTGTGATTTGTACCTGTTTATTTTCAGATCGGCGATTCAATCTTCACCACGGGCAAGGGCCAGACTTTCGGCGGCCTCTCCATGCGTGCTtcccggcggcttctgcctgctcctTGTACCTGTATATAACAAACATAAACCTCACCTTGATTACCCAAGGTTGCTCATTGTGCTCATAATCTCATGACATCCTCTTGCAAGACCTATTCGTCTCCACTCACAAGACGCCATGACCTGTATGTCGGTAGCGAGGGAAAAGACCTGTATAGATCAAATAAACAACAATATATTCATCCTTACCAATCTTACCATATCACCTTGAGCACGATGTAGTAGAAATGACCTCCATGGATCTTAAGGAAATATTTGTGTGGAGGTATTGTAAGAAAGGATCAGCACGCATGGGGCTATAGGGATGAAATTCTGCTGGGCGTGGCCGCATGGCCTCCGTCTTCCTCAGTGGGTGCAGCCTGACGGCGGCCTCTGCTTGAGCGGCCGGCTGTGCGCGTGTCCGCCTGAGCCGCCTTGCGGTGTGGCGTTGTGGTTCTCCTCTCTCTCTGGCCGTGCGTGGATGTGCAGGGCGGCGGCGTCTACGCGTGCGTGTGTGCGCGTGAGCAGCCTAACAGCCGCGTGTGTGGCTGTGTCCCTCTCCGGTGTGTAGCCCACCGGCGGCAGCCACGTGCGTGAGAGCGGCATGGCGGCCAGCCCATCTGTGCACGCCTCCCCTCGCGAGAGATCGGATGATATCCTTTTATAGATAGGAGCTAGGTTAGTGGATGAGCGAGGGAGATCCCGAGCGCGCCGCCGCAGGCTGTTGGCGAGCGGCCGATTCATGCGCAGCGGCTTGCTTATCAGGTTTGCATGGTGAGCTGCACGTACCAATCCATTTGCTAGATAAGTATGCACTGCTAACTAACTCACAGGCTAATATCCATCAGGCCGTTCGGCCATGCATGCGTACGTTTGGTAGGTACTGTACGTACGGGTTGATCCTTTGGTTGCACCATCAAGCTATTTTagtaatctttccctaataataataataataatataatatatatatatatatataatctttcctctttccctaataataaagcacggattgactccgtgggttcaccgtcacaatacgctttttcCCGTGACTTTCCGCTTTTAGTTTTTTTCAACACATTCATGTTTTTTTTTAAATCCAAGGTGGTACTAATCCCGTCTGTCTGTCAAAAACAATTCGTTTACTTCGGTTTTCTCTTTCGTGTTTGACTCACACACGTATCTTCATCTAGACAGTTCCTACGACAAGATTTCAAACTGGTTATACTCTAACCCCTACGATAAATATCAGATAAGAGGGAGGCGGTCGATACCGTAGAGGAAACGGCCGGCCGATTCCACATGGACGATGGAGCGGCTGGAGGAGAAGCAACACGTGAAGCGGCCTGTCGAGGAGGAGTGCGGAGGGAGATCCCATGGGTAGAGCAGAACGGCCGGTCCAGGAGGCGCGCTGAGGCCGATCCCACGTGGACGACGGAGCAGCCGATGGAGCAGGTGCATGGAGACCGATCCCATGGGGACAAGGAGAAAACTCCTGGAGGCACGCGGACACCGGGAAAGGAAGGGAAACCATCCAAGAGGTACGTACCAGTCTGAAGAGATTGGACGCACGGCTGTGCTGCGGTTGGAGTTGCGGACTTCTGGGCACTCAACTAGGATGGACAGGCGTTGTGTTGTTCGCCGATGTTGCTTACCCAATCCAGCTGTCCTACACTCCTCCGCTCGCGGGCATGTGGAACCGGGCGCGCAACACAGGTCGGGGCGCTTAATCCTAACACAAGGCCGAGATAGCTTCATCCAGACCATGAGTTGAAGGTAACACTTGTGTACAAAGCTAGCTACGCGAGCTAGCTACCTAAGCTTTTGAATCGGCGTCCTTGCGGACAGATTGACGAGGAACAGGCACTCGTGAGGACCAGAGCTACCGATGCACGCGACGCCGGCTCCGTTGCACACGGCGGATGATGCAGACCACACAGGTTGTCGCCTGAACTGTCTTGTCTCCTGATGATGAGCACTTTACTTATCCTTCCTATGCATAATTGAACAATGGGTTATGATCATTGTGTAGACTTCTCGAAGCATTGATTATATTTTCGACCTACACATTAGTTGAAACACAATTACACCACGTATATTTAGTGAATTTGCATACTATTTTTGTTTGAGTAG
It encodes:
- the LOC119303773 gene encoding FT-interacting protein 7-like is translated as MAATVRKLVVEVVEARNLLPKDGTGTSSPYARADFDGQRRKTRTVPRDLNPAWNEPLEFNFPGPGSGGIDPVAGEPLEVAIFHDVRVAPTRRNNFLGRVRLDARQFVRKGEEALIYFPLEKKSFLSWVRGDIGLKVYYLDEPLAPEPDPPAADPPAPDVEPPKVDAPPPAPDASPSPVCADPPPEAEVPATAQGAPPAGDEASTEKPPEGDGDPAAPTPATEEEPVMSSEALPASDGAASERPPEEETPPPPPIPTPMPRQVPVAPRPAPPPPDVPMERSKHDLVDKMPYLFVRVVRARGLPAGAHPHVRVAAGGRHASTREARRGAFFEWDQTFAFKRDPAIDSPGPTLEVSVWDLPPDADVSVADDRSFLGGLCFDTADVHARDPPDGPLATQWYRLEGGRRLAGADLMVATWAGTQADEAFGEAWKADSPSASSFSAAVASRAKVYVSPKLWLLRLTVIEAQDTLTAAPPRDAGIAVRGTLGFQSLKTGTTPVNRNGGPAWNEDLVFVAAEPFIDDDCFVISLEVRYGKEAFPVGSASISLAAIERRVDDRKVASKWLDLLPSDEAIRKVGKRAAMHMHGGRLHVRVCLDGGYHVADEPQYASSDFRPSARQLWRPPIGVLELGIVGCKGLLPMRTADGKGCTDAYAVAKYGPKWARTRTISDSFDPAWNEQYTWPVYDPCTVLTVGVFDDPLQSLPPDEGKDAACSLPMGKVRIRLSTLENGRVYRGTYPLILMLPSGAKRMGDVELAVRFATSGTALDVLHMYGQPVLPAMHHLRPIPSVNREALRLAAARISAAHLARAEPPLRREVAMWMLDAAEPRGFSMRKLRANWNRAAAALSWVADTARWAEDTRSWRNPTATTMAHAVLVLLAWHPDLIVPTLTLHVAAVGVWKYRRRPRAPAPHPCVRASMAEASDREELDEEFDTIPSGRSAEVVRARYDRARMVGARLQAMVGDVATQAERLQALVSWRDPRATGMFVVLCVVVAMVLYMVPMKVVAVVAGFYYLRHPMFRDRMPAPVINFFRRLPSMSERIM